In one Dreissena polymorpha isolate Duluth1 chromosome 7, UMN_Dpol_1.0, whole genome shotgun sequence genomic region, the following are encoded:
- the LOC127838662 gene encoding probable 28S ribosomal protein S26, mitochondrial — protein sequence MSSIKLTGNCRSTAINFLRIRDGLNLQFVRFRKPRFVPKAKTKIFKVRKPTPIDPVEYKQLKTWQTHYNTEMKSIMSFFRKHCFLIEERNQEAAKLAPFAERFAAICNKNDKWNNATAVLREAEWNQKEAMLSERMQRLVEQEEYERLEMKERAKVKVQKVQEDLDEYITEENLDSKLDSLLDNIVTYDYALYLDGTRKEASSVDERPAKQSSSL from the exons ATGTCATCCATAAAACTTACAGGGAATTGCAGATCGACGGCTATAAATTTTCTTAGAATACGTGATGgattaaatttgcaatttgtacGGTTTAGAAAACCACGATTTGTTCCAAAAGCAAAAACCAAAATTTTCAAAGTAAGAAAGCCAACACCTATAGACCCAgttgaatataaacaattgaaaacatGGCAGACGCATTACAATACTGAAATGAAATCTATAAT GTCCTTTTTCCGCAAGCACTGCTTTTTAATTGAAGAAAGAAATCAGGAAGCAGCGAAGCTTGCACCTTTTGCTGAACGGTTTGCTGCCATCTGTAACAAAAATGACAAATGGAATAATGCAACGGCTGTTCTACG GGAGGCAGAATGGAATCAGAAGGAAGCAATGCTGTCTGAGCGTATGCAGCGACTGGTGGAACAGGAAGAATATGAGAGGCTGGAAATGAAGGAAAGAGCTAAAGTGAAAGTACAGAAAGTGCAG GAGGATTTAGATGAGTACATCACAGAAGAAAATTTGGATTCAAAGCTGGACAGTTTGTTAGACAATATAGTTACTTATGACTATGCTCTCTACCTGGATGGTACCAGGAAAGAGGCGAGCAGTGTCGATGAAAGGCCTGCGAAACAATCATCCAGCTTGTGA